One genomic segment of Profundibacter amoris includes these proteins:
- a CDS encoding phosphoserine transaminase: MSIPAQPAIKPANPRFSSGPCAKNPTYTLDALSDAPLGRSHRAAIGKAKLKAAIETTRDALEIPADYKIGIVPASDTGAMEMAMWSLLGARPVEMLAWESFGAGWVTDVVKQLKLDAKVTVADYGQIVDLNAVDFNADVVFTWNGTTSGVRVPNGDFIPANRQGLTICDATSAAFAMDLPWDKLDVTTFSWQKVLGGEAAHGMLILSPRAVERLESYTPPWPLPKIFRLTKGGKLIDGIFSGATINTPSMLAVEDYLVALDWAKSVGGLKGMIARADANTAVIEAFVMEHDWIEFLAEDPALRSNTSVCLKFTDSRIIDGAGFAKAVAKRLEDAGVAYDIGAYRDAPAGLRIWCGGTVETADVQALMPWLDWVFNAEINA; encoded by the coding sequence ATGTCTATACCTGCACAACCGGCAATCAAGCCGGCGAATCCGCGTTTTTCGTCCGGCCCTTGCGCCAAAAACCCCACCTATACACTTGATGCCTTGTCCGACGCGCCGCTGGGCCGTTCGCATCGCGCTGCAATTGGCAAAGCCAAGCTGAAAGCAGCGATCGAAACCACCCGTGACGCGCTGGAAATTCCCGCCGATTACAAAATCGGCATCGTTCCCGCCTCGGACACCGGCGCAATGGAAATGGCCATGTGGTCATTGCTGGGCGCCCGTCCGGTTGAAATGCTGGCCTGGGAAAGTTTCGGCGCGGGCTGGGTCACCGATGTGGTGAAACAGCTGAAACTGGACGCCAAGGTAACAGTGGCCGATTACGGCCAGATCGTTGACCTGAACGCCGTCGATTTCAACGCCGATGTGGTGTTTACATGGAACGGCACAACATCCGGCGTGCGCGTTCCAAATGGCGATTTTATTCCGGCAAACCGTCAGGGCCTGACCATCTGCGACGCCACATCGGCGGCCTTCGCAATGGACCTGCCGTGGGACAAGCTGGATGTCACCACTTTCAGTTGGCAAAAGGTGCTGGGCGGCGAAGCAGCCCACGGGATGCTGATCCTGTCGCCGCGTGCGGTTGAACGGCTGGAATCCTACACCCCGCCATGGCCCCTGCCGAAAATTTTCCGCCTGACCAAGGGCGGCAAACTGATCGACGGTATTTTTAGCGGGGCCACCATCAACACCCCGTCCATGCTGGCGGTCGAGGATTATCTGGTCGCGCTGGACTGGGCCAAATCGGTTGGCGGCCTGAAGGGCATGATCGCCCGCGCGGATGCCAATACCGCTGTAATAGAAGCGTTTGTAATGGAACACGACTGGATCGAATTCCTTGCCGAGGATCCGGCGCTGCGCTCCAATACCTCGGTGTGCCTCAAATTCACCGACAGCCGCATCATCGACGGTGCCGGTTTTGCCAAGGCTGTGGCCAAACGTCTGGAAGATGCCGGTGTCGCCTATGACATCGGCGCCTACCGTGATGCCCCTGCGGGCCTGCGGATCTGGTGCGGTGGGACGGTGGAAACCGCTGACGTTCAGGCGTTGATGCCATGGCTGGACTGGGTCTTTAACGCCGAAATCAACGCGTAA